The segment ACAGGCAGAGGCAGATGGAGCAGGTCAgttcctcctccagccccgcCATCCCCGGCTCGGACAGCTCCCGGGTCAGCGCTGCCATGGCCCGGCTGCTCCGTGCCCAGAATCGAAACTGGGAGCCGGGCTTTCCGGGAACCAGCGCGGCGGTGCCGCCCCGCCGGGAGGGGCTGCAGCCGCGGGGCCGCCCGGGGGTGTGTTCGGAGCATCAGCGGCTCCGCGGCCCACCCGCACGGCTCCCTCATTTCGCGGCTCCCCAGCTGGGACAGGGCGGGCAGCCCCGGCAGGCAGATCGTACTCGACTTGACTTAAATTGTGCATTGAAACGGTGGTTTCACCCCAACGTGATGACAATGGATAAACGAAACTCAAGGCTTTATCTTCAAAACATCCACTCTCtggggtgtgtttgttttcaaccAACATCTGTTTGCCACAGGGACTCTCTAACCATTTAATTTGCACTCCAAATGCCCTGTAGGCAATGGAAAAAGAGGTGAATCCTGCTCTAAAATGCTGTGAAATAACTTACTTGCATTTAGCTTTTGCAATTTCATAAGAATTCAAAAGTAAtgatttccttcagaaaaaatactgcaatTAATTCTAGATGTTTCAGCATGACTGTGCCAGAGTGCCTGGAGTTCTCTTTTTGTCCAGTTTGCAAGAATATTCATGCATGAATCTAACTGTTCATTTCTCTAAAACACAAATTCTAACATAAATGGCACAATGACAACTAAAAAGAACCACAATACACCAGTCGGgtttattaatataaaaactATTCCTTTACAAAGAAGACAGTTTAACAGGGACAATGCAAAGGTGTGCAGTATTTTAATGTAATCATGCACTAGCCAGAGTACATATTAGCAAAACCGTGATGTACAACTTTTCAGGTGTTTGTATCTAGTTTGTTGGGGTGTTTTCCCCCCATGTCTTCTGTCTAAGAGTCAACTACCCAGGACAGGGATTATCTTATATTGTAAGACTTGCCAAGATGCAAGTACTCCATGGGTACAAGGTGCTACCTCAGTGCTGGTAATTAGCACATAATGAGCAGAGCTGTCAGGGAAGTGCAGGGCCAGCACCTGCTGACCCATTCTGCTGgtatgaaggaaagaaaggcagcACAGAAACTTCAGCATTGAAAggatttgctttaaaacaaacaaaaaggtgtTCAGAGCCTACACAGATTAACACAGTGGGACACAATTTTGCCAGGGATTTGTTTTATATCCTGTTATTTCTAGGCAAAGTTGACAGTTACACCAATACAATTTATCTGCCTCTCAAAATTACAGAAGCTTAAAATCCACAAACTTTTCTTGACATGTTCAGGTGAACCCTGTAAATAACCACAAGGTCCTGGCACTTGTATCGTGCTCTGCAGCTGTAGAGAAAGAGGCGTGCACATCaacaatatttatatttgaTTTTCAGATGTTGTTTTAATTATCCTTACAGCAAGCTACCTCTGTATGGCAGTTACACACCCCTCGCCAAATCCAGACACATAAACCGAGCTACCGGCAGGACAAGGttgtattttatctttttgttcaCACCATTCCAGTTCTGGAGGTCGCAGCAGTAGGATATAAAAACTGTCATGAAGcttctattaagaaaaaaacaatctaGATCTATATTAAAGACTTTTTATAGTAAAGGATGTATTCCTGTATTACATAAAAACATAGCCTAAGACAAAAAAACGTTTATTTCTTTTGGcatagtttaattttaaaaccatttattaaaaatatcaagCAGTGCATCCGCTGCCCTCAGAACTAGAAGGCAGCATTTCACAAAACAAGTCCATACAATTATTTACATTCATCCTAGATTGTTCCATTTTCAACGCTGGATCCGTTAACTGGAGGCTCAACAATCAGTCTTGGCTCTATCAGTGCATCCCAACTTTCAgtaatctgaaaacaaaagagataATACTTAGCGTGTCCCAGATATACAGGCAGATGCAATTTCTCCTACGTTGTTTTTCTAGACTTGAACAACAGCACTGCTGGACAAACATCACGGATCCTTCCTGTGATTCACCATCTTAATGAACCTCAACCTGCCTGACGTCCTGGGTAAGGAGCGATGCAGGTAAGAACAACAGTGCATGAAATTAATAACCTTTTAAAACCCAATTATCTAAACATGacattgtttattttgttaGCCAAAACAAAAGGTTACACAGTTTGATGACTGGGTTTGAATCTAGTTAATCGAATAATCATGCGTATTCTTGCtagaaaacaagtatttttgcttgcttttattttaatcagaCACATTATGATAAAGGGATCTCACAGGGATGAACAGTCATAAAGCAGGACACGTATCAGCTGCGCAGAGCTTGTAATGGGCTTCAAAAGAGGTCACACACGTACCTTTGTGTCCTGAGGAACCGCATACTCTATCAGTTCTCCTCCATCTGCAGACTGGTAAACCAGATCGAACTTCCCTGGCTCTTTAGCAACttgaaaccaaacaaaaataactcccGTTAACTGTGAGCAAAGAGGTTTAACTGTTTACCATAGTTAGACAGCAAGTCAAAACCAGGGTGTGCTCGGGATCATAATTGTAACAGAAAATCGGAGGAAGAACTGGATTCTGCACATCAGAATTAAGGTAATTATCTAATATACGTATGAAAAAGTGAATCAATAATATGCTGCCTAAATTTGGCAAAAACGCTCATACGATGATGACTCATTAATGCTGGCTTAAATGGCAACCACGGCTTACATATGTGCTTTCAGAGACACAGTTTTGGTGTCTGAAGTGCACTTTGTCATCGCAGGGACTCAGTTCCACGTCCACCAAAGACAGTGGCTTCACTGATGCCACAAAGAACAGCATTATCATCTAAAATTCTCTCTGTAATTCCATATAGTTGAGAAGATACCCAAGGAAATTGGAAATACTCCTGAAACGTGACAAGTGCCTTGGACTGTTTTCCAGGCGATGCACATGACAACAAGCATTTGGTGCCCCAGGGTACGTACACTGTCCTGCTGACGATGAAAGAATCTCAAGCTCGATCTCTTTTTTATCAGCATTCCAACTGATTATTTTCCCCTCCTTCATAAAGTAACAAGAAAAGAATAAGATGAGATATACTAGGTAACTATTCCATATTTACAGCCACTGTGGTACTTGATCTCAGTTAGAGGAACTGCATCTGTCTGTCAGATTTTTCTACCTCTATGCGTAAAATCTGCAGAGCATTAAAGCTCAGCAATCTGCAGTTACTGGCATCAATAAACCAAAGTTACTCATTGTCACCATTCTTGTAACTTAAATCAATACTAATGCAGAAACCAAGTTATTTGAAGTAGCTACAAAATTTTGCTTGCACCAGTTTCAAGAACTTGCCTTGACTTCAAACCGCAGCAGACTTGAATACAGCTACATTTTTCTACTTGAAGGTGTGAATTTTTTGTCAGctctaaaatattaatgatcattaacaatgcttttttttttctttatttaaatactaCACCTTTCAAATTTTCAATTAAGTTTTGAGTTCTATAGTTTTCGTTTTTACTGCTGCACCAGGAAGAGCCGAAGGAGCCAACTGGATGAGAAGAATAATACTGCATAACCTCAAAATATTTCAGCCCTTCTTCACTTAAAATAGTTTTATGAGTGAATgtgaagggaggaaagaaaaactgtacCTTATAGTCTGACACTTCAGGACTGTAATTTTCAGTTAGTTCCAAGCGCTGttgaaagaaatgcagataaCAAGTTACAGCTTATCCTGGACGATGCCACCTGAACCCCAGCGTGGTTTCTTCAGCAAGAGGAAAGCGCGAGAATCGAGGATCCCGCTCCTGATGCCGATCTCagtcccagctgctcctcaaaGGATTTCTGTTCAGGTCAGGCTGTGAGAGGAGATCAGGGAGATGGATCCCAGTCTCCTCGACTGCAGCAATTTCATTTTCGTTTACTTTATATTTTGCAGTGAAGAGTAATTATATGCATGGTGAGATTTGCAAAGATATCGTAGAAACACTAGATAGAGGAATAACAACATagaggtgtttttttctttttatagcatTAATTTTAATGCTGACTTGCCTTGCATGTTGAAAAGAGAGGGGTAACATGCCTCCTTCTGGCATAAACCTTGAAAATATGCCCATGGTAGAGAGTCTTTGTGAAGGTGCAACtggaaaattctattatttgtGAACTGACTTGTGTGCTccagtttaaaacaaattttttaaaaaagaacaactaAGTAGGATGACAACTACTTCCTAACTCTTATACCTGTAGGATAATGGTCCCAGCACAACATAAGATTAAGTTCTTCAGTGTAAGCTTTTGGTTGTCAGGACTATGCTGTCTGTAGCGTGTCCTAGAAGACTTAGAGTGCTCCAAACGAAACAATTGTAGCCCACTAACATTCAGTATTTCACAAGTTCTTTACCTTAAAGGCAATTCTTTCTCCCACTTGTGGTGGGGCAGCTAGAAGAGGTAACACACTATAGTCTCTCTTGGGGACATCCACAGGATTCTGTGAAACAAGCAATAAACCCATTGGATTAATTACTGtgttaataaaaatagaagacaTTGTTTATGCTGAACCAGTTGTAAGAAGTTCTGAGAAGAGTAAGGTACATATCTGAGCGCTTGTTGTGATATATATAATACAATCACTTACATACTGTTTCATAAACACTTCCTCAGGCTGCTAGAGTAAATATCAGATTTACACACAGTAAATATCAGATTTACTAAGATCAACCTTTACCCTGTCagtctttttctgcttttacaaaCGACTGTACGTTTTTTGTGTGGCTAAAGCTGCAATACAAAGGTGCCCCATGACCCACCTGGACAAGAACAGAAGTGTTTGTCGCAGCTTCATTTAAGTGCCTCTGTTTCTGGCTTTCACTGCTGTAGTTATAGAAGAAGTTGGCTCCTCTCCCGCGGCCTTGGCCCCGCATCGTCCCATGGTACCCACGgcccctgggtcccccccagAAGGAATCTTGTGCTGTTCCACGGCCCCTTCCACGACCTGAGCTGGCGAGCGGGCCTTGAACGCCGCTCGGCAACGGTTTAGTGCAGTTTCTTACCATGGAATTATTCAGGCCAGCatttgctgtgggttttttaataacaagTGTTTCTGAATCTGAACTATCGGACTCTGAAGAGGAGGTCTTTGCCTTGGGAGCCTTGGTGGTACCGGTTTTTACAGCTGCCACCTTGGTGGGCAGCGACTTTTCATTTACAGTACTGGCTTGTGCTGTTGCCGCCTTCTCATCCTCTGTACTCGAATCAGAATCTGAACTAGAGGACTGGGATTTTTTAGAGCTTTTACTAATTGCGGTCTTAGTAAACTTTTCAGCATTAGACTTGACAGTCACTTTATTACAAACAACAGTTTTCACATCAGAATTTGCAGCAGCTTGGGATTTGTCTTTGGGAAGTGTTGCTACTACCTGTTTATGGGgagatttattttgctttacatttAATTCGTTGCTGTCGCTGTCAGATGACGTGCTGGAGGAATCCGAAGATCCCAGCCTCTTTCTTCTGGActgtgttgtgatttttttggtgttatttttaCCAGAATTTAGAGAAGAGCTCCCATCCGCCCGTTCTAAAGCCacctttgctgcagcagcctttgtctgcttttcatccttttttgtCACCAACTGTTTCTCCATCTCTgcttttttaagctttttagaGTGGTCAGTAGAGCTCTCTTCCTTACCTTCTCTGAGTCTACTTCTTGcactaacttcttcctttctttttcttttcttgtacCTTTTTACAGAGTCCTGAATATCGACAGCGGTCTCTTCCCTGCTAGGGGAGCACTCAggattatgttttttctttttcttttcccttttatgcctttcttcatttctagagaattcttcctcttcctgcttttgtttatgcctttttttgtcttcttttggtGCATAAGAGAAGCCATCATCTATTTCTTCATAATCTGCAACTACCTCTTCCAATTTTACTCtgtcaagaaaaacaaaaagggcaaTATTCAACATAACTAACACCTTTTTGCTACATGTTAGCAGCTCGGGTAGACGTGTCTTGTGGCAGGGGGGATGCCCCAAAGGGACAGTTCAGAGGTCCTTCCAGAGCAGGGGTCGCTTTCCCAACCCCGGGGTGAGTCCCGAGCGCCCCGGAGGGCCCAGGGGCTGCGAGGCCGGTTTAAGGCGGCTGGGGGGCGCAGATGCTGGGGCCGCGCTCTCCCCACTGAGGGGAATTACCGCCCCTGAGGGGATTTACCGCCCTTTTCAGACACCCCGGGTTCCTCAGGCAGTGGGGACGGTGCCCTGAGCGCTCGCCCCCCCCGGGCATCCCCGCCGTACCGCAGCGAGTCGTTGTCCCGCACCAGGCGGGCGCTCTCGGTGGGGGGCAGCAGCGCCCCGTCGAGGAAGAGGCTGAGGTGGGTCCGCCGGCTGAAGCCGAAGCGGTGGCGGATGAGGCTGAGGAGGTCGGTGATGAGGCGCACCTggctgggctccagcagcagccagcacagcgcGCAGCCCGGGCTGCCCGGCGGCGGGTGGTCGAACAGCAACCGCAGCCGCACGGGGCCGCCGGCCGCCGCCATcttgggggaggaggaggcgggCGCGGGAGGGACGGCGCCACGCATGGGACAAAAAGGGCGGGCGGCGCGCGAGGCTTGGCCACGCCCCctgcgggcggggcggggctggTCCTCGCGCACGTGACAGCGCGGCCGCGGCGCCGGGAGCTGTTGGCGGGATGGGGACGGGACTGCTCCCGCTGCTGCTGGCGGGGCTGGCGGGACTGGCAGCAGGTACGGCCCGGGGGACGCGACGGGAcacggggttgttctgcccTTCGGCCGTGCCCGGGCAGTGGCGGAGCGGCGGCCTCTGGGCACGACGTGTCCCGCGGCCGCTACCGGGAAGGGCCTGGGCTGAGGCGCCGGAGGTTTCCGAGCCTCCCGGGGTGGTGACCGGGCGGGACGCGGGGGACAGAAGCGCCGGCGGGAGCGGGTCGGGGTCAGGCCCGTGGGAGGTCCCAGGTGGCCCCAGCCAGGGCTGTGGCCGTGTCTTTGCCGGGGACTGTCGTGACTATCGTGACCTTGGGACCGCTCCTCCCAGCCGGCTGACTGGGGTCTGCGCTCCCCGGAGCCCCAGGGAATCTTTTTGGAGCAGGAACTTGGAAATTCAGGTCCCGGCTCCATAAGCTAGGGCAGCGATTCCCAGGGCTGTTACACCCCGAGCTGTCACCTCCTTCCCAAAAACCCCCAGACCCTCTTCTGTTCCTTGGAGGGCCGGTGCAGGAGCCGCGCCCACCAGTGTGTCTGTACCCGGGAGGTTAGTGTGGGGCTGGCGCGGCGGACAGGAGCGCAggtccctgtcctgctgctcGTGGGCAGCGTTTTGTCGCTGAGACCGTGGGCTGGGGGCTGCGAGGGGCAAACAGCCAGATCGGGTTGGTGGGAACGGTGTCGCCACACTGATATGACCTGTTCAGCACTGTGGATCAGCACAGACCAGGCGCTGTGGCCTGGAAAAGCCTTATTGCTGCTTCTTCAGTGGACTGCTGCCTTCTGTCGTGATCAAGAAGATTATGGGATGTAGTTTCAAAGGCCTTTTTCTGGGAAAGCGTCTGTATCCCAGATGGCAGAATAGCCTGGCTGCTTAAGTTGATGAGACTCTACAGACTTAAACTGAGTTTAGGTTTAGATCTTGGGTTCATTTAGAACTGACCCATTTGCCT is part of the Columba livia isolate bColLiv1 breed racing homer chromosome 18, bColLiv1.pat.W.v2, whole genome shotgun sequence genome and harbors:
- the COIL gene encoding coilin isoform X3 encodes the protein MAAAGGPVRLRLLFDHPPPGSPGCALCWLLLEPSQVRLITDLLSLIRHRFGFSRRTHLSLFLDGALLPPTESARLVRDNDSLRVKLEEVVADYEEIDDGFSYAPKEDKKRHKQKQEEEEFSRNEERHKREKKKKKHNPECSPSREETAVDIQDSVKRYKKRKRKEEVSARSRLREGKEESSTDHSKKLKKAEMEKQLVTKKDEKQTKAAAAKVALERADGSSSLNSGKNNTKKITTQSRRKRLGSSDSSSTSSDSDSNELNVKQNKSPHKQVVATLPKDKSQAAANSDVKTVVCNKVTVKSNAEKFTKTAISKSSKKSQSSSSDSDSSTEDEKAATAQASTVNEKSLPTKVAAVKTGTTKAPKAKTSSSESDSSDSETLVIKKPTANAGLNNSMVRNCTKPLPSGVQGPLASSGRGRGRGTAQDSFWGGPRGRGYHGTMRGQGRGRGANFFYNYSSESQKQRHLNEAATNTSVLVQNPVDVPKRDYSVLPLLAAPPQVGERIAFKPDLNRNPLRSSWD
- the COIL gene encoding coilin isoform X2 — encoded protein: MAAAGGPVRLRLLFDHPPPGSPGCALCWLLLEPSQVRLITDLLSLIRHRFGFSRRTHLSLFLDGALLPPTESARLVRDNDSLRVKLEEVVADYEEIDDGFSYAPKEDKKRHKQKQEEEEFSRNEERHKREKKKKKHNPECSPSREETAVDIQDSVKRYKKRKRKEEVSARSRLREGKEESSTDHSKKLKKAEMEKQLVTKKDEKQTKAAAAKVALERADGSSSLNSGKNNTKKITTQSRRKRLGSSDSSSTSSDSDSNELNVKQNKSPHKQVVATLPKDKSQAAANSDVKTVVCNKVTVKSNAEKFTKTAISKSSKKSQSSSSDSDSSTEDEKAATAQASTVNEKSLPTKVAAVKTGTTKAPKAKTSSSESDSSDSETLVIKKPTANAGLNNSMVRNCTKPLPSGVQGPLASSGRGRGRGTAQDSFWGGPRGRGYHGTMRGQGRGRGANFFYNYSSESQKQRHLNEAATNTSVLVQNPVDVPKRDYSVLPLLAAPPQVGERIAFKRLELTENYSPEVSDYKLLKSQGSSIWFTSLQMEEN
- the COIL gene encoding coilin isoform X1, coding for MAAAGGPVRLRLLFDHPPPGSPGCALCWLLLEPSQVRLITDLLSLIRHRFGFSRRTHLSLFLDGALLPPTESARLVRDNDSLRVKLEEVVADYEEIDDGFSYAPKEDKKRHKQKQEEEEFSRNEERHKREKKKKKHNPECSPSREETAVDIQDSVKRYKKRKRKEEVSARSRLREGKEESSTDHSKKLKKAEMEKQLVTKKDEKQTKAAAAKVALERADGSSSLNSGKNNTKKITTQSRRKRLGSSDSSSTSSDSDSNELNVKQNKSPHKQVVATLPKDKSQAAANSDVKTVVCNKVTVKSNAEKFTKTAISKSSKKSQSSSSDSDSSTEDEKAATAQASTVNEKSLPTKVAAVKTGTTKAPKAKTSSSESDSSDSETLVIKKPTANAGLNNSMVRNCTKPLPSGVQGPLASSGRGRGRGTAQDSFWGGPRGRGYHGTMRGQGRGRGANFFYNYSSESQKQRHLNEAATNTSVLVQNPVDVPKRDYSVLPLLAAPPQVGERIAFKRLELTENYSPEVSDYKEGKIISWNADKKEIELEILSSSAGQFAKEPGKFDLVYQSADGGELIEYAVPQDTKITESWDALIEPRLIVEPPVNGSSVENGTI